GCTCGGGGACCACTTAGACGACAACGGCGACGTGAATGGTCCCCGATCGGGAAATCCTGCAAGAATTTAGACTGCCTCAATTGCGTTGTAAATTTGCTCTTTTGGGTCATTCAATACGAGACAATCCCCAGGTATAGAATTTTTATTCCTTAATTGGGTGTTCTATACCCCAGTCGTCAGAAATATCTACAACATCTACTATCAAACCACGGACTGAACCTCCCGCAATGACATCAGAAAGAAAATTTTGATAACAAAGACGAATCAACAGAGCATCAACATCATGTTCACCCCCATTCATACCATATCGGGTGCACTACTATTATTCCACGGCTCATCCGGCCTGCTCATACACAACGGCGCCGTCTTCGGCATATCCTCTCTTTTATCTGGGTGTGTCTTCAACCCGAATCGTGACAATGTGCCCATCATCGCGGGTATCCTGACCAGCATTGTGCCGGTGTATTTGTTGGCACCATCACTGATCCCGGAGTATCCCGCACCACCACATTCCTGGGCTTCTGCTGCAGCAACTTTGGGAGTGGGCTTCCTATCGGGATGGGGGACAAAGGTGAGGAGCATCGGATATAACCAGAGAACGAAGAACACGTTGACCAAGTGAAACAGAACGGTCGAGGCTGTACCTCCGGACACATGCTGTGTGGCATTTCACGTCTCTCGCCGCGCTCGTTAATCGCAACCGCCATCTTTTTCACAACTGCATTGCTCACGGCGAAATTTGTCGAGGGCGGATCCGATATTCCGTCTTGCGGTTCGATACCGTGCTATACACCAGTGTATCCATCTGGATCGGAGTTGAGCTTCATGTCTGCTGCTGCGCTATTGGCGGCTATCACAAACTTTATCGTCGTCCCGCAAAAGGTTCGTCGGTCGGAGGAATCTAGGGTTGTCTATTCCTATGTGGCAGGGTTGGAGTTTGGTCTGGGTCTCTTAATCTCTGGAATGGCGGACCCAGCCAAGGTACTCGGGTTCTTTGCCCTGGTGACTGACCCATTCCGATTTGATCCGTCGCTGGCACTGATCATTCTGTTTGGCATTGGGCCATCGCTGTTCACTTTCCTGGCTCAGAAACCTGGCCAAGTGGTCGAAAAGGGAAAGCCCGTTGCGATGCCTACTCTTTCCGAAAAATGGCAGCTTCCAACAGCCACGATGAGTGACATCGATTGGCGGTTCTTTGCAGGTACTGCGACGTTTGGACTAGCCTGGGGACTGAAAGGGGTCTGCCCAGGCCCTGCAATTTTGCGAACAGTCCTGCAACCAACTTGGGGACTGATCACGATGGGTGGTTACATGCTGGGCAACCTTATTTGAGGGCATTTGGACCA
The nucleotide sequence above comes from Penicillium digitatum chromosome 1, complete sequence. Encoded proteins:
- a CDS encoding YeeE/YedE family integral membrane protein, which gives rise to MFTPIHTISGALLLFHGSSGLLIHNGAVFGISSLLSGCVFNPNRDNVPIIAGILTSIVPVYLLAPSLIPEYPAPPHSWASAAATLGVGFLSGWGTKNGRGCTSGHMLCGISRLSPRSLIATAIFFTTALLTAKFVEGGSDIPSCGSIPCYTPVYPSGSELSFMSAAALLAAITNFIVVPQKVRRSEESRVVYSYVAGLEFGLGLLISGMADPAKVLGFFALVTDPFRFDPSLALIILFGIGPSLFTFLAQKPGQVVEKGKPVAMPTLSEKWQLPTATMSDIDWRFFAGTATFGLAWGLKGVCPGPAILRTVLQPTWGLITMGGYMLGNLI